The following coding sequences are from one Thamnophis elegans isolate rThaEle1 chromosome 5, rThaEle1.pri, whole genome shotgun sequence window:
- the LOC116508786 gene encoding uncharacterized protein LOC116508786 has product MDWDARLSSILVETDSNMAKIKQHLNTDSISSKADSLVGRINIGSPVPTQPQTGLPSLHFTCGIHPCCRMANEELSTISQQIHSQAQIIESLTQAVCRLKQEKEQQQQSINHLEGEMNRLQHNSPGSFESLLGCRMEGLKNELCSLRQHVLHQSDGDCTPDLFSCPGVMQDKLESKKILWQEYECIKREIDQLKHKLDCQEEELYNQVSATHEIKRIQNRYCKMLEELINTHKAQVLDFDKTRNETQNTQQELSVVKSTVSDLKEQVKCLSLEDKYTMQPKKDSIHLEKNEELLHEEDLSFSFSSDDSISEFSLTDVSSDELFSETEVVQLVDDKVSLPSLKLENIHGEAIGSMLERAEISSELSTSLPELNFSDL; this is encoded by the exons ATGGATTGGGACGCACGCCTCAGTTCTATATTGGTTGAAACAGACAGCAACATGGCCAAAATTAAG caaCATCTAAACACAGACAGCATCTCTTCCAAAG CTGATTCGTTAGTGGGCAGAATAAATATTGGGAGTCCTGTTCCAACTCAGCCACAGACTGGACTACCATCCTTGCATTTCACATGTGGAATTCACCCATGCTGTAGAATGGCCAATGAGGAACTTTCAACTATCAGCCAGCAAATACATTCACAAGCCCAG ATTATAGAGTCACTCACCCAAGCAGTATGTCGGCTCAAACAAGAGAAAGAACAGCAGCAGCAAAGTATTAATCATCTAGAAG GTGAAATGAATCGCCTACAGCATAATTCACCTGGTAGCTTTGAATCATTGCTGGGATGCCGGATGGAAGGGTTGAAGAATGAGCTCTGCAGCCTTCGACAACATGTGCTTCATCAGTCAGATGGAGATTGTACTCCTGATCTGTTTTCCTGTCCTGGCGTCATGCAAGATAAGTTGGAGAG TAAAAAAATCCTATGGCAAGAATACGAGTGCATCAAAAGAGAAATAGATCAGCTGAAACATAAACTTG ATTGCCAAGAAGAGGAACTATATAATCAAGTTTCTGCAACTCATGAGATTAAAAGAATCCAAAACCGGTACTGTAAG ATGTTGGAAGAATTAATAAACACACATAAAGCTCAGGTTCTGGATTTTGACAAAACAAGGAATGAAACTCAGAACACCCAACAGGAGCTCAGTGTTGTCAA ATCTACAGTGAGTGATCTAAAAGAACAAGTGAAATGTCTCAGCTTAGAAGACAAGTATACTATGCAACCCAAGAAGGATAGCATTCATCTGG AAAAGAATGAAGAGTTACTGCATGAAGAAGACTTATCTTTCTCCTTTAGTAGTGATGATTCTATCTCTGAGTTCAGTCTCACAGATGTCAGCTCGGATGAACTTTTCAGTGAAACAGAAGTTGTACAACTTGTTG ATGACAAGGTTTCTTTACCAAGTTTGAAACTGGAGAATATCCACGGAGAGGCAATTGGTAGCATGTtggagagggcagaaatcagCAGTGAATTATCCACCAGTTTGCCTGAGCTGAACTTCAGTGACCTTTAA